The Clupea harengus chromosome 6, Ch_v2.0.2, whole genome shotgun sequence genome contains a region encoding:
- the LOC116220805 gene encoding B-cadherin-like: MPVTDGDDPNTPAWATKFKIISGDSVGMFSITTGPNKQEGIITTAKPLDFEAISKYTLVIAVENEVDFAMPLPTSTAQVVVNVGDVNEAPFFSPAEKRISQPENVPKDTNLVLYSASDPDTAKNQKLTYKVGSDPAGWLSVNEETGMIKVKNEMDRKSTFVKDGQYKALILAMDDGM, from the exons ATGCCTGTAACAGACGGAGATGATCCCAACACCCCTGCCTGGGCAACGAAATTCAAGATCATCAGTGGAGACAGTGTAGGGATGTTCAGCATCACGACAGGCCCCAACAAACAGGAGGGCATCATCACTACAGCCAAG CCTCTGGACTTTGAAGCAATTTCCAAGTACACACTTGTGATAGCTGTGGAGAATGAGGTCGATTTTGCCATGCCCCTGCCAACATCCACTGCTCAGGTGGTGGTCAATGTTGGTGATGTCAATGAGGCTCCCTTCTTCAGTCCAGCAGAGAAGAGAATTTCCCAGCCTGAAAATGTCCCAAAAGACACCAACTTGGTCTTATACTCAGCCTCTGATCCTGACACGGCCAAGAATCAGAAATTGAC GTACAAAGTAGGCAGTGATCCAGCTGGTTGGTTGAGCGTCAACGAGGAAACCGGAATGATTAAAGTGAAGAATGAGATGGACCGCAAATCTACCTTCGTAAAAGACGGGCAGTACAAAGCTCTTATTCTGGCTATGGATGACGGTATGTAA
- the LOC116220804 gene encoding cadherin-1-like isoform X1, with translation MEACRYLRLGAIILVLQTLSYTVSEHTSCTPGFDSELYVFKVDRVNLHIGRRLGKVVFNDCTGRTQTLFNSVDKRFKVDMDGTLTLKRQVTLHDGHKRFSVHAWDSQGRKHTVALRVELDQPRHNQHQHLHHPHQVDLLQPTQPNVTEAVPTVPVLLFPKSFGGLRRRKRDWIIPVIKIAENTRGPFPELLVQIKTSHSKELKIVYSITGAGADQPPLNLFTIDAETGTLYITQPLDREKHAHYLLFAHAVSVGGSKVEDPMELKVIVIDQNDNKPVFAQNHFLGSVAEASKIGTEFMEVVATDADEPKNCNSNVRYTILSQDPLVPNNAFSINPVTGKIMLNSAGLDKEKNSVYILEIQAADMEGWGLTAFCKAIITVTDSNDQAPQFEQTLPPQPYVTEAVPTVPVLLFPKSSGGL, from the exons ATGGAGGCTTGTAGATACTTGCGCTTGGGAGCTATTATTCTCGTTCTCCAG ACACTCTCATATACAGTTTCTGAACATACATCATGCACACCTGGCTTTGACTCAGAGCTCTATGTATTCAAAGTCGACAGAGTTAATCTTCACATTGGCAGGAGGCTTGGTAAAG TGGTTTTCAATGACTGCACAGGccgcacacaaactctcttcAACTCGGTGGATAAGCGATTTAAAGTGGACATGGATGGAACCTTGACGCTGAAGAGACAAGTGACTCTGCATGATGGACACAAGAGGTTTTCTGTTCACGCCTGGGACTCCCAAGGCAGGAAGCACACAGTGGCTCTGCGTGTGGAGCTTGACCAGCCTCGCCACAACCAGCACCAACACCTGCACCACCCCCACCAGGTGGACTTGCTCCAG CCCACACAGCCCAATGTGACTGAGGCAGTCCCAACTGTGCCAGTCCTGCTGTTTCCAAAGTCATTTGGTGGTctaagaaggaggaagagggattGGATCATCCCTGTCATCAAAATTGCTGAGAACACTAGAGGCCCTTTTCCAGAACTATTGGTGCAG ATTAAAACCAGCCATTCAAAGGAGCTGAAGATCGTCTACAGCATTACTGGTGCAGGGGCAGACCAACCCCCTCTGAACCTTTTTACAATTGATGCAGAAACTGGAACGCTTTACATCACTCAGCCTTTGGACAGAGAAAAACACGCTCACTATTTG CTCTTTGCCCATGCGGTGTCAGTTGGTGGTAGTAAAGTAGAAGACCCCATGGAACTCAAAGTCATTGTAATAGACCAAAATGATAACAAGCCTGTCTTTGCACAAAATCACTTCCTGGGAAGTGTTGCAGAAGCATCAAAAATAG GCACTGAGTTTATGGAAGTTGTTGCCACTGATGCTGATGAGCCCAAAAATTGTAACTCTAATGTTAGATATACAATTCTGAGTCAAGATCCACTTGTGCCAAACAACGCCTTCTCCATCAATCCTGTCACAGGAAAAATCATGTTGAACTCTGCAGGGCTGGATAAAGAG AAAAACTCAGTGTACATTTTGGAAATCCAAGCAGCTGATATGGAAGGATGGGGTCTAACAGCCTTCTGCAAAGCAATAATCACTGTAACCGACAGCAATGACCAGGCTCCGCAGTTTGAGCAGACTCTG CCCCCACAGCCCTATGTGACTGAGGCAGTCCCAACTGTGCCAGTCCTGCTGTTTCCAAAGTCATCTGGTGGTCTATGA
- the LOC116220804 gene encoding cadherin-1-like isoform X2, with product MDGTLTLKRQVTLHDGHKRFSVHAWDSQGRKHTVALRVELDQPRHNQHQHLHHPHQVDLLQPTQPNVTEAVPTVPVLLFPKSFGGLRRRKRDWIIPVIKIAENTRGPFPELLVQIKTSHSKELKIVYSITGAGADQPPLNLFTIDAETGTLYITQPLDREKHAHYLLFAHAVSVGGSKVEDPMELKVIVIDQNDNKPVFAQNHFLGSVAEASKIGTEFMEVVATDADEPKNCNSNVRYTILSQDPLVPNNAFSINPVTGKIMLNSAGLDKEKNSVYILEIQAADMEGWGLTAFCKAIITVTDSNDQAPQFEQTLPPQPYVTEAVPTVPVLLFPKSSGGL from the exons ATGGATGGAACCTTGACGCTGAAGAGACAAGTGACTCTGCATGATGGACACAAGAGGTTTTCTGTTCACGCCTGGGACTCCCAAGGCAGGAAGCACACAGTGGCTCTGCGTGTGGAGCTTGACCAGCCTCGCCACAACCAGCACCAACACCTGCACCACCCCCACCAGGTGGACTTGCTCCAG CCCACACAGCCCAATGTGACTGAGGCAGTCCCAACTGTGCCAGTCCTGCTGTTTCCAAAGTCATTTGGTGGTctaagaaggaggaagagggattGGATCATCCCTGTCATCAAAATTGCTGAGAACACTAGAGGCCCTTTTCCAGAACTATTGGTGCAG ATTAAAACCAGCCATTCAAAGGAGCTGAAGATCGTCTACAGCATTACTGGTGCAGGGGCAGACCAACCCCCTCTGAACCTTTTTACAATTGATGCAGAAACTGGAACGCTTTACATCACTCAGCCTTTGGACAGAGAAAAACACGCTCACTATTTG CTCTTTGCCCATGCGGTGTCAGTTGGTGGTAGTAAAGTAGAAGACCCCATGGAACTCAAAGTCATTGTAATAGACCAAAATGATAACAAGCCTGTCTTTGCACAAAATCACTTCCTGGGAAGTGTTGCAGAAGCATCAAAAATAG GCACTGAGTTTATGGAAGTTGTTGCCACTGATGCTGATGAGCCCAAAAATTGTAACTCTAATGTTAGATATACAATTCTGAGTCAAGATCCACTTGTGCCAAACAACGCCTTCTCCATCAATCCTGTCACAGGAAAAATCATGTTGAACTCTGCAGGGCTGGATAAAGAG AAAAACTCAGTGTACATTTTGGAAATCCAAGCAGCTGATATGGAAGGATGGGGTCTAACAGCCTTCTGCAAAGCAATAATCACTGTAACCGACAGCAATGACCAGGCTCCGCAGTTTGAGCAGACTCTG CCCCCACAGCCCTATGTGACTGAGGCAGTCCCAACTGTGCCAGTCCTGCTGTTTCCAAAGTCATCTGGTGGTCTATGA